The following proteins come from a genomic window of Macadamia integrifolia cultivar HAES 741 chromosome 14, SCU_Mint_v3, whole genome shotgun sequence:
- the LOC122061520 gene encoding probable glutathione S-transferase isoform X1: MKMEEEKELKLLGTKLSPFSWRVRWVLKLKGIEYEFIEEDLRNKSPLLLSSNPVHKMVPVLIHGGKAIPESRIIILYIEETWMKNPILPSDPYERAQALFWAKFADEKFLPKIHMAFSSTGDDQVKAVESATEALEALEGEIKGKRFFGGERIGFADIVVGWIAYWLEMVEEAACFKVWNSKNFPSLHSWMNNFLEVNVIRENLPPRDDLRAFFHDLRQVSVIDSRN, encoded by the exons ATGAAGATGGAGGAGGAAAAGGAGTTGAAGCTCTTAGGTACAAAGTTAAGTCCATTTAGCTGGAGGGTTAGATGGGTATTGAAACTGAAGGGAATTGAATACGAGTTTATAGAGGAAGATCTAAGAAACAAGAGTCCATTGCTTCTTTCGTCGAACCCGGTTCATAAGATGGTTCCTGTACTCATTCATGGTGGCAAAGCCATACCTGAGTCGAGGATTATTATCTTGTACATAGAGGAGACATGGATGAAGAATCCTATATTGCCCTCAGATCCATATGAGAGAGCACAAGCACTTTTTTGGGCTAAATTTGCAGATGAGAAG TTCTTGCCGAAGATTCATATGGCTTTCAGTTCTACTGGAGATGATCAGGTGAAGGCTGTAGAATCAGCAACAGAGGCTTTAGAAGCACTTGAAGGAGAGATTAAGGGGAAGAGATTCTTTGGAGGTGAGAGAATTGGGTTTGCGGACATTGTGGTTGGTTGGATTGCTTATTGGTTAGAGATGGTAGAAGAAGCTGCTTGTTTCAAGGTGTGGAATTCCAAGAATTTCCCTTCACTTCATTCATGGATGAACAACTTTTTGGAAGTTAATGTCATTAGGGAGAACCTTCCCCCTCGTGATGATTTGCGGGCCTTCTTTCATGATCTTCGGCAAGTTAGTGTGATTGACTCAAGAAATTAA
- the LOC122061520 gene encoding probable glutathione S-transferase isoform X2: MKMEEEKELKLLGTKLSPFSWRVRWVLKLKGIEYEFIEEDLRNKSPLLLSSNPVHKMVPVLIHGGKAIPESRIIILYIEETWMKNPILPSDPYERAQALFWAKFADEKIHMAFSSTGDDQVKAVESATEALEALEGEIKGKRFFGGERIGFADIVVGWIAYWLEMVEEAACFKVWNSKNFPSLHSWMNNFLEVNVIRENLPPRDDLRAFFHDLRQVSVIDSRN, translated from the exons ATGAAGATGGAGGAGGAAAAGGAGTTGAAGCTCTTAGGTACAAAGTTAAGTCCATTTAGCTGGAGGGTTAGATGGGTATTGAAACTGAAGGGAATTGAATACGAGTTTATAGAGGAAGATCTAAGAAACAAGAGTCCATTGCTTCTTTCGTCGAACCCGGTTCATAAGATGGTTCCTGTACTCATTCATGGTGGCAAAGCCATACCTGAGTCGAGGATTATTATCTTGTACATAGAGGAGACATGGATGAAGAATCCTATATTGCCCTCAGATCCATATGAGAGAGCACAAGCACTTTTTTGGGCTAAATTTGCAGATGAGAAG ATTCATATGGCTTTCAGTTCTACTGGAGATGATCAGGTGAAGGCTGTAGAATCAGCAACAGAGGCTTTAGAAGCACTTGAAGGAGAGATTAAGGGGAAGAGATTCTTTGGAGGTGAGAGAATTGGGTTTGCGGACATTGTGGTTGGTTGGATTGCTTATTGGTTAGAGATGGTAGAAGAAGCTGCTTGTTTCAAGGTGTGGAATTCCAAGAATTTCCCTTCACTTCATTCATGGATGAACAACTTTTTGGAAGTTAATGTCATTAGGGAGAACCTTCCCCCTCGTGATGATTTGCGGGCCTTCTTTCATGATCTTCGGCAAGTTAGTGTGATTGACTCAAGAAATTAA